A portion of the Daphnia magna isolate NIES linkage group LG4, ASM2063170v1.1, whole genome shotgun sequence genome contains these proteins:
- the LOC116920588 gene encoding LOW QUALITY PROTEIN: acyl-coenzyme A diphosphatase FITM2 (The sequence of the model RefSeq protein was modified relative to this genomic sequence to represent the inferred CDS: inserted 1 base in 1 codon), with amino-acid sequence MVKSSSALNFRPPVESKTGEKKGTKPLPDPTSIQQVLLLMVVHLCRKILFIDPNIKVGIYIMLXFFGSILGDILPIPNSYFSRKDNIFNIYFVKLSWGWTMACVGSFVYLTSSVYSCGDKTKIRKHMLRLLFATFMWFFWTKLFVTLEESYGYCSKPIVRSSNSRKQCLSKGLSWNSFSLSGHTFILIYCALIIMEEAKALVSWESIKDHLRNEDHNRSSEESGSATPLDCLSAEQLLFVRDKYEKFTPYIRLSFIAMAMLALLWDIMLMATIIYFHSTPEKFVASVIAVLLWFFSYRFLFNRRLLGVPLPGEGTFRYMNPTQPLQMLYARRTSLITKSEKTSSFMGMPLSTPKVGVDVSTVKSASFLETSRAASR; translated from the exons atgGTTAAAAGTAGTTCTGCCCTAAATTTCCGCCCTCCTGTCGAATCCAAAACAGgcgaaaaaaagggaacaaaacCTCTTCCTGACCCGACGTCGATTCAACAAGTATTGTTGTTAATGGTAGTACACTTGTGTCGGAAGATTTTGTTTATCGATCCCAATATCAAAGTTGGAATATATATTATGC GTTTTTTTGGAAGTATATTGGGTGATATCTTACCTATTCCtaattcttatttttcccgGAAAGATAACAttttcaatatttattttgtaaAGTTAAGCTGGG gttggACAATGGCATGTGTTGGTTCCTTTGTGTACCTGACAAGTTCTGTGTACTCATGTGGTGATAAAACTAAAATTCGAAAACATATGCTACGATTACTTTTTGCAACATTTATGTGGTTCTTTTGGACCAAATTATTTGTAACACTTGAAGAAAG CTATGGTTATTGCAGTAAACCTATTGTCCGGTCGTCTAATAGCCGTAAACAATGCCTTTCAAAGGGTCTTTCATGGAACAGTTTTTCCCTATCAGGGCATACATTCATTTTAATTTACTGTGCCCTGATTATTATGGAAGAAGCAAAGGCATTAGTTAGTTGGGAGTCCATCAAAGATCATTTGCGAAATGAAGATCACAACAGAAGTAGCGAGGAAAGCGGATCTGCAACCCCATTGGATTGTCTGAGTGCCGAACAACTTCTATTTGTTCGGGACAAGTATGAAAAGTTTACTCCGTATATTAGATTGTCGTTTATCGCAATGGCCATGTTGGCATTACTTTGGGACATCATGCTTATG GCAACGATCATCTACTTCCATTCAACTCCAGAAAAATTTGTCGCGAGTGTAATTGCAGTCCTATTATGGTTCTTCAGCTATCGCTTTCTTTTCAATCGTCGGTTGTTGGGAGTACCTCTCCCAGGTGAAGGGACATTTCGCTACATGAATCCCACTCAACCTCTACAGATGTTGTACGCGCGGCGAACGTCATTGATtacaaaatctgaaaaaactTCAAGCTTCATGGGCATGCCACTTAGCACCCCAAAAGTGGGAGTAGATGTCAGTACTGTTAAATCTGCTTCTTTTCTTGAAACCTCACGAGCAGCTTCTCGTTAA
- the LOC116920570 gene encoding LOW QUALITY PROTEIN: DNA polymerase subunit gamma-1 (The sequence of the model RefSeq protein was modified relative to this genomic sequence to represent the inferred CDS: inserted 2 bases in 2 codons) — protein sequence MLSFQAWQIKHNYSRKLCWKVSRLVIQKNNGQDFSSKNYYVTDESSLESPLSNKSIINPCGIQMLPRSIHRQIFLKDSTSTISRESVMKIQEHLSNHKLYGKSVSSLPDIDLKLPVLQGQNIAEHFKKIAEKQCGNYIKKLLDLASHGIPDIPKVWNFSPGWTKYSISGETDQVDFPDEEAYVFDVEVCVKEGHLPTLATAVSKNFWYSWCSNQLFEEKKVKDSILKTMGNIYELKDLINLEXKREQDRLILKDQKERIIVGHNVSYDRSRLKEQYFIEGTKVRFLDTMSLHIAISGITSFQRNMLIAAKSGTNDKTLKNQQYRSKSGKTEDILEWQNICSFNGLSDVHKLYCGGLGLDKEKRDVFVTGTLSDITEDFQQLATYCARDCQATYEVLCVLIPEYQKRFPHPVTLAGMLEMSTAYLPVNRNWQRYLQDSEDTYRDLENELTQSLKREADRAAHMITDKAYKGDPWLWNLDWSTKPLKVKKAATLVKKKKKTENVVPSIIVDGEGEDQLNEDEAGLHEIKRLKQQFQELFDTKNHLFKRNSFLPGYPNWYCLLCDRVQDGLVGPSEVSTSAQVVPKLLKLTWDGYPLFHSRALGWGYLVPGRPLDLSRQDENVIPFPLKEAFSLFPPRIAEQNLSTQGIITAEEALMQLAQMTDLSADPLELAVHWQAIRRGLNNNMEHEKDVFPVGDQSQKKHSHYLTSDRPAWHLGIGPYDVGIPGCWFFRLPHKSGVDNNVGNPLAKDYLNKIEDGTLKATSSSIAEHILKLNRNIIYWRNARDRIISQMVVWLRQSQLPRSVTNSDNFDPSNRYGAILPQVITSGTLTRRAVESTWLTASNAYKDRLGSELKAMIQCPPGFNFVGADVDSQELWIASIIGDSHFAGQHGSTAFGWMTLQGKKXDGTDMHSRTALAVDITRDQAKVLNYGRIYGAGERFAKTLLMQFNHRLTEKEAAEKARKMYSITKGNSVFKLNSRGRQLASALGHASDETVTLEQLNNIRKNAKKENKFAYLARLPTEDLIDRRMWSGGTESHMFNKLEEIAQSQAPETPVLHCRISRALEPCNVGNEFMTSRVNWVVQSSAVDYLHLMIVAMRYLLDVYKIEGRFSISIHDEVRYIIKEDDKFRAALALQIANLWTRCMFSYQMNLYDLPQAVAFFSSVDIDTVLRKETNMDCQTPSNPYGLKQGYRIDFGCSYDIYQILEKTGGSLDLNR from the exons ATGTTGTCGTTTCAAGCATGGCAAATTAAGCATAACTACTCTCGTAAACTCTGTTGGAAGGTATCAAGGTTAGTTATCCAAAAAAATAATGGACAAGATTTCTCAAGTAAAAATTACTATGTAACTGATGAATCCTCTTTGGAATCGCCGTTGTCAAACAAAAGTATTATTAATCCATGTGGTATACAGATGCTACCTAGATCAATTCATCGCCAGATATTCTTAAAGGACAGCACTAGTACAATATCTCGTGAATCGGTCATGAAGATTCAAGAACATTTGTCCAATCATAAACTATATGGTAAATCAGTGAGTAGTCTTCCTGACATTGATTTGAAGCTTCCAGTGTTACAAGGCCAAAATATTGCCGAACActtcaaaaaaattgctgagAAACAGTGTGGAAATTACATTAAGAAATTGTTAGATTTGGCATCACATGGAATTCCAGACATTCCAAAAGTTTGGAACTTTTCTCCTGGTTGGACAAAATATAGCATTAGTGGTGAAACAGATCAGGTTGATTTCCCAGATGAAGAAGCATATGTCTTTGATGTGGAAGTCTGTGTTAAAGAGGGTCATTTACCAACATTAGCTACAGCAGtttctaaaaatttttggTACTCTTGGTGCAGCAATCAGCTCTTTGAGGAGAAAAAG GTGAAAGATTCTATTCTGAAGACTATGGGAAACATTTACGAACTAAAAGACTTAATCAATTTGG TCAAAAGAGAACAAGATCGTTTGATTCTCAAGGATCAAAAAGAGCGTATTATTGTTGGACATAACGTTAGTTATGACCGTTCACGCTTAAAAGAGCAGTATTTCATTGAAGGAACCAAGGTTCGATTTCTTGACACTATGTCTTTGCACATAGCAATAAGTGGTATTACTAGTTTTCAAAGAAATATGCTTATCGCCGCAAAATCTGGCACAAATGATAAGACGCTGAAAAATCAGCAGTATCGTAGCAAGTCGGGCAAGACAGAAGATATTCTGGAATGGCAGAATATATGCTCATTTAACGGTTTAAGCGATGTGCATAAACTTTATTGCGGCGGATTGGGCTTAGATAAAGAGAAGCGGGACGTCTTCGTGACTGGTACGCTGTCAGATATAACAGAAGATTTTCAACAGTTAGCTACGTATTGTGCAAGGGATTGCCAAGCCACATACGAAGTATTGTGTGTTCTCATTCCTGAGTATCAAAAACGTTTTCCTCATCCAGTCAct TTGGCTGGAATGTTGGAAATGAGTACAGCCTATTTACCGGTAAATCGCAACTGGCAACGATATTTACAAGATTCCGAAGATACATACCGTGATCTAGAAAATGAACTAACCCAGAGTTTAAAAAGAGAAGCTGACCGAGCAGCCCACATGATTACAGATAAAGCGTATAAAGGGGACCCTTGGCTTTGGAATCTTGATTGGTCGACTAAACCACTGAAAGTGAAAAAAGCCGCAACTctcgtgaaaaagaaaaaaaaaacggagaatGTTGTTCCTTCCATAATCGTTGACGGAGAAGGAGAAGATCAATTAAATGAAGATGAAGCTGGTCTACATGAAATTAAGAGACTAAAGCAGCAATTTCAAGAATTGTTTGATACTAAAAACCATTTGTTCAAACGTAATTCCTTCTTGCCCGG TTATCCAAATTGGTATTGCTTATTATGCGACCGTGTTCAGGATGGCTTGGTTGGTCCGTCGGAAGTTTCAACATCAGCACAAGTAGTACCAAAGCTGCTCAAATTGACATGGGACGGATACCCACTGTTTCACAGCCGCGCACTGGGCTGGGGCTATCTAGTTCCGGGAAGGCCTCTCGATTTGTCTCGCCAAGATGAAAATGTAATACCTTTTCCCTTGAAGGAggcattttctcttttcccccCCCGAATTGCAGAACAAAATTTATCAACTCAAGGAATTATCACGGCTGAAGAAGCACTTATGCAGCTCGCTCAAATGACGGATCTGTCAGCTGATCCTCTTGAATTGGCTGTTCATTGGCAG GCTATACGACGTggtttaaataataatatggAACATGAGAAAGATGTATTCCCAGTAGGTGATCAATCTCAAAAGAAGCACAGTCATTATTTGACTTCAGATCGGCCTGCTTGGCACCTGGGAATAGGGCCATATGACGTTGGTATCCCGGGCTGTTGGTTTTTTCGCCTTCCTCATAAATCTGGCGTTGATAACAACGTTGGAAATCCGTTAGCGAAAGACTACTTGAATAAAATTGAAGACGGAACCCTTAAAGCTACATCAAGTTCCATCGCTGAACATATTTTAAAACTGAATCGCAATA TCATCTACTGGAGAAATGCTCGTGATCGCATTATCTCTCAAATGGTCGTGTGGCTTCGACAGTCTCAACTTCCGCGGAGCGTAACGAATTCGGATAATTTTGATCCGTCAAATAGGTATGGAGCCATATTACCGCAGGTCATTACCTCTGGTACACTCACGAGAAGGGCAGTTGAATCCACGTGGTTAACTGCTTCGAACGCGTATAAG GATCGGTTAGGATCAGAGTTAAAGGCTATGATACAGTGTCCTCCCggttttaattttgttggtGCAGATGTTGATTCTCAAGAGCTTTGGATAGCCTCAATCATTGGAGATTCGCATTTTGCTGGTCAGCACGGATCAACGGCTTTCGGCTGGATGACCCtacaagggaaaa atgacgGGACAGATATGCATAGCCGAACAGCTTTAGCCGTCGACATTACACGAGATCAAGCAAAAGTATTAAATTACGGCAGGATATATGGCGCTGGCGAAAGGTTCGCGAAAACCTTGTTGATGCAGTTTAACCATCGCTTGACAGAAAAAGAGGCTGCAGAAAAGGCCCGCAAAATGTACTCGATTACAAAGGGAAATTCAGTATTTAAACTAAATAGTCGCGGACGGCAATTGGCTTCTGCTCTGGGACACGCATCAGACGAAACAGTCACGCTAGAGCAATTAAATAACATAAGAAAAAacgcgaaaaaagaaaataaatttgcaTACTTGGCTAGATTGCCAACCGAAGATTTAATTGATCGTCGGATGTGGTCCGGCGGAACCGAGTCACACATGTTCAACAAACTGGAAGAAATCGCTCAATCACAGGCGCCAGAAACACCGGTGTTGCATTGTCGCATTAGTCGGGCCCTGGAACCCTGCAACGTCGGCAATGAATTTATGACGAGCCGCGTCAACTGGGTCGTCCAGAGTTCCGCCGTTGACTACCTTCATTTAATGATAGTGGCAATGCGATACCTTCTTGACGTGTACAA aattGAGGGTCGCTTTTCGATTAGCATTCATGATGAAGTGCGATACATCATAAAGGAAGATGATAAATTTCGTGCAGCATTGGCGCTACAAATTGCAAATCTTTGGACTAGATGCATGTTTTCATACCAAATGAATCTATATGATCTGCCGCAGGCTGTTGCATTCTTTTCGTCTGTGGATATAGACACAGTGTTGCGCAAAGAGACAAATATGGACTGCCAGACACCTTCAAATCCTTACGGCCTCAAACAAGGATACCGAATAGACTTCGGCTGTAGCTATGACATTTACCAAATTTTGGAAAAGACTGGTGGTTCTCTTGATTTGAATcgctaa
- the LOC123471623 gene encoding ras-like GTP-binding protein YPT1, with product MTTLKVPEQKVILCGEYGVGKSSLFRRFTSNTYTTSTDRQSTLGLDHYSKRYHVAGKDIKLQLWDTGGMERVASITSSYYKFADAAILVFSLDSPESFNMVSQHLLDIVSYAENAKIYLCGNKSDLKSLIQITDSDMEAFCEQCHTLVAGTFKLSCKTGEGVDEMFSSIALQLAESNRSKFELEKLTENNGLQLTDLEDNENLNKCSC from the exons ATGACAACACTTAAAGTACCTGAGCAAAAAGTAATTCTGTGTGGAGAATATGGAGTCGGGAAAAGTTCTCTGTTCAGAAGGTTTACTTCTAACACTTACACTACTTCAACTGATCGTCAATCGACTTTAGGTTTGGATCATTATAGTAAACGCTACCATGTAGCTGGAAAAGACATAAAG CTTCAACTATGGGACACAGGAGGAATGGAGCGAGTCGCTTCAATAACCTCTAGTTATTATAAGTTTGCGGATGCCGCAATACTTGTGTTTTCTTTAGATTCACCTGAATCATTCAACATGGTGTCACAGCATTTGCTTGATATTGTTTCATATgctgaaaatgcaaaaatataTCTTTGTGGCAATAAATCAGATCTTAAATCTCTGATTCAAATAACAGACAGTGACATGGAAGCTTTCTG TGAGCAGTGCCATACACTTGTAGCTGGGACATTCAAATTATCCTGTAAAACTGGTGAAGGAGTCGATGAAATGTTCTCCAGCATTGCACTACAACTGGCTGAGAGTAACCGATCAAAATTTGAACTGGAAAAATTGACAGAGAACAATGGGCTACAACTGACAGATCTAGAGGACAATGAAAATCTAAACAAATGTTCCTGTTGA
- the LOC116920585 gene encoding uncharacterized protein LOC116920585 gives MSTELDLVEERIKRLEKFVLGQGANEHGEEKLIDTLLGVSEKLASVVSKNEKVSSALKRADEVKKYADPLFAESDGLISENVKLQLLYSKEGEIKDALGHLQKLNIIKSVLDSQAIKDVPHLEGEINKISFHQEIQEKKVLGLSNDTYALIKYYSNFVNDVSQKLAEIEKLVCSIEEQSVKQ, from the exons ATGAGTACTGAACTAGATTTAGTTGAAGAAAGAATCAAACGAttagaaaaatttgttttaggACAGGGTGCCAATGAGCATGGTGAAGAGAAG CTAATAGACACACTCTTGGGAGTCTCCGAAAAATTGGCCAGTGTGGTTTCCAAAAATGAGAAAGTTTCCTCTGCGTTGAAAAGAG CGGATGAAGTAAAAAAGTATGCTGATCCTCTGTTTGCTGAATCTGATGGGTTGATTTCTGAAAATGTCAAGCTTCAACTTCTTTACTCCAAAGAAGGAGAAATAAAAGATGCCCTTGGGCACCTCCAGAAATTAAACATAATTAAATCAGTTCTTGACAGCCAGGCAATTAAAG ATGTTCCTCACCTAGAAGgtgaaattaataaaatttcatttcaccAAGAAatccaagaaaagaaagtatTGGGCCTTTCTAATGATACATATGCACTAATAAAATACTACAGCAATTTT GTTAATGATGTTTCACAGAAATTGGCTGAGATTGAGAAATTGGTTTGCAGCATAGAAGAGCAGTCAGTGAAGCAGTGA